A single window of Leopardus geoffroyi isolate Oge1 chromosome D4, O.geoffroyi_Oge1_pat1.0, whole genome shotgun sequence DNA harbors:
- the LOC123592939 gene encoding olfactory receptor 13D1 — MKMGNDSTVTKFFLVGLSKYPELQLFLFVLCLIMYVIILLGNSLLIVISTFDSRLHTPMYFFLGNLSFLDICYTSSSIPPMLVIFKSERKSISFIGCALQMVVSLGLGSTECILLVVMAYDRYVAICNPLRYPIIMNRVLCVHMAAWSWIIGCLNSLVQTVLTMVLPFCGNNVIDHITCEILALLKLICSDISINVLIMTVANIVLLVIPLLLILISYVFILSSILRINSAEGRKKAFSTCSAHLTVVILFYGSALFMYMKPKSKDTNTSDEIIGLSYGVVTPMLNPIIYSLRNKEVKEAVKKVLSRHLHLWKI; from the coding sequence ATGAAGATGGGGAATGATTCAACCGTGACCAAATTCTTTCTGGTGGGACTTTCCAAATACCCAGAGCTCCAGCTTTTTCTGTTTGTGCTCTGCCTCATCATGTATGTGATAATTCTGCTGGGAAATAGCCTCCTCATTGTCATCAGCACATTTGATTCTcgcctccacacccccatgtacttcttccttggGAACCTCTCATTCTTGGACATCTGCTACACATCATCATCCATTCCCCCGATGCTTGTCATATTTAAGTCTGAGAGAAAATCTATCTCCTTCATTGGCTGTGCTCTGCAGATGGTTGTCTCCCTTGGGTTGGGCTCCACTGAGTGTATCCTCCTGGTTGTGATGGCCTATGATAGGTATGTGGCTATCTGCAACCCATTGAGGTACCCCATCATCATGAACAGGGTGCTTTGTGTGCACATGGCTGCTTGGTCCTGGATCATAGGCTGCCTAAACTCCTTAGTGCAAACAGTCCTGACAATGGTATTGCCTTTCTGTGGGAATAATGTCATTGATCATATTACCTGTGAGATCCTGGCTCTTCTTAAACTCATATGTTCAGATATCTCCATCAATGTGCTTATCATGACAGTGGCAAATATTGTTTTACTGGTGATTCCTCTGCTGTTAATTCTCATTTCCTATGTTTTTATCCTCTCTTCCATCCTGAGAATTAATTCTgctgaagggagaaagaaagcttTTTCTACCTGTTCTGCCCACCTGACTGTGGTTATCCTGTTCTATGGTTCAGCCCTTTTTATGTACATGAAGCCCAAGTCAAAGGACACAAACACTTCTGATGAGATCATTGGACTGTCTTATGGAGTGGTAACCCCGATGTTGAATCCCATCATCTACAGCTTGAGGAATAAAGAGGTGAAAGAGGCTGTGAAGAAAGTCTTGAGCAGACACCTGCATCTATGGAAAATATAA